One window of Arthrobacter oryzae genomic DNA carries:
- a CDS encoding FadR/GntR family transcriptional regulator gives MNLSDSRTAGQPGTQPLARLSAAEAVFNVLRAEIESGKLEVGTKLSSEATLSQQYGVSRSVVREALRSCNALGLTTTKTGRGTFVVASRVAKDLVLGQYSALDLTEARPHIEVPAAGLAAQRRTAEELDGLRDIVAAMAAEDDPEAWVALDSSFHAAIARASHNKVFENVVSDIRDALAHQSETLNMVADRQHASDQEHQRILAAIESGNAAEASAAMQEHLQAVGAALDSILNQ, from the coding sequence GTGAACCTGTCAGACAGCCGGACAGCAGGACAGCCCGGAACCCAGCCCCTCGCCCGCCTCAGCGCGGCCGAAGCCGTCTTCAACGTCCTCCGCGCGGAAATCGAATCCGGCAAGCTTGAGGTCGGCACCAAGCTGAGCTCCGAAGCCACCCTCAGCCAGCAGTACGGGGTGAGCCGCTCCGTGGTCCGTGAGGCTCTGCGCTCCTGCAACGCCCTCGGCCTCACCACAACCAAGACCGGCCGCGGCACATTCGTGGTGGCCAGCCGGGTTGCCAAGGACCTGGTGCTCGGGCAGTACTCCGCCCTGGACCTCACCGAGGCCCGCCCCCACATTGAAGTCCCCGCCGCCGGCCTCGCCGCTCAACGGCGTACTGCCGAGGAACTTGACGGGCTGCGGGATATCGTGGCCGCCATGGCCGCCGAGGACGACCCCGAAGCCTGGGTGGCCCTCGACTCCAGCTTCCACGCAGCAATCGCCCGCGCCAGCCACAACAAGGTGTTCGAAAACGTCGTTTCCGACATCCGCGACGCCCTGGCGCACCAGTCAGAAACCCTCAACATGGTGGCCGACCGCCAACACGCCTCGGACCAGGAACACCAGCGGATCCTGGCCGCCATCGAATCCGGCAACGCCGCCGAGGCCAGCGCCGCCATGCAGGAGCACCTACAGGCCGTGGGTGCAGCCCTCGACTCCATCCTCAACCAGTAG
- a CDS encoding asparaginase, with amino-acid sequence MLSPALPAHAHAPAQEQDLAALPQHTPLAVQTRDGLVESIHYGSVIATARDETVDGGLRTLLSAGDPLAPFYPRSSLKPLQAVAMVSAGLDLPADLLALTAASHSGAAIHRDGALRILEMHGLTADALENSTDLPYGPDEREEWLRAGGTATKITQNCSGKHAAMAATCVINGWPVRGYLDPGHPLQQLVAATVRDLTGEQPQRTSTDGCGTPLYALTLRGMARAFGRLAAAVVTDPGSPEAAVGRSMMQHPDKVAGEGRDVTELMRLLPGAVAKDGFEGVQLVGLPDGSAVAVKISDGGDRARMPVTVRALEALDVDTAPLAGIATSAVLGGGRPVGTLTATHFVPAT; translated from the coding sequence ATGCTCTCCCCTGCCTTGCCCGCCCACGCCCACGCTCCAGCACAGGAACAGGATCTTGCGGCCCTGCCGCAGCACACACCGTTGGCCGTGCAGACCCGCGACGGGCTCGTGGAAAGCATCCACTACGGCTCGGTGATCGCCACCGCCCGGGATGAAACAGTCGACGGCGGCCTCCGCACGCTGCTTTCGGCGGGCGACCCGCTGGCCCCCTTCTACCCGCGCTCGTCCCTCAAACCGCTACAGGCCGTCGCCATGGTCAGCGCCGGCCTTGACCTGCCCGCCGACCTCCTTGCCCTCACCGCCGCCAGCCACTCCGGAGCAGCCATCCACCGCGACGGCGCCCTGCGTATCCTCGAGATGCACGGGTTGACGGCTGACGCCCTGGAGAACAGCACCGACCTCCCGTACGGCCCGGACGAACGCGAAGAATGGCTCCGCGCCGGCGGAACCGCCACGAAAATCACCCAGAACTGCTCCGGCAAACACGCCGCCATGGCCGCCACCTGCGTGATCAACGGCTGGCCGGTCCGCGGCTACCTTGATCCGGGGCACCCCCTGCAGCAACTGGTGGCCGCCACCGTCCGGGACCTCACCGGCGAACAGCCCCAGCGCACCAGCACTGACGGCTGCGGCACTCCGCTCTACGCCCTCACCCTCCGCGGCATGGCCCGGGCCTTCGGCCGCCTCGCCGCGGCGGTGGTGACCGATCCCGGAAGTCCGGAAGCCGCCGTCGGACGTTCCATGATGCAGCACCCCGACAAGGTGGCAGGCGAGGGCCGCGACGTCACCGAACTGATGCGCCTGCTCCCCGGAGCGGTAGCCAAGGACGGATTCGAAGGCGTCCAGCTCGTCGGGCTGCCGGACGGCAGCGCCGTGGCCGTGAAGATTTCCGACGGCGGCGACCGCGCCCGTATGCCGGTCACTGTCCGCGCGCTGGAAGCGCTCGACGTCGACACCGCACCCCTGGCGGGCATCGCCACCTCGGCTGTCCTGGGCGGCGGCCGACCCGTAGGAACGCTGACCGCCACCCACTTCGTCCCGGCAACGTAG
- a CDS encoding aspartate ammonia-lyase, which yields MTETASPAAVRSEHDLLGDRDVPASAYWGVHTLRAVENFPISGQPLSSNMYLVRGLAAVKLAAARTNRELGLLDAERADAIEAACTDVLNGKLSDQFVVDVIQGGAGTSSNMNANEVIANRALEILGHPKGDYARLHPNDHVNLSQSTNDVYPTAVKLGTIFAARELLAALAELEEAFAGKAAEFRTVVKMGRTQLQDAVPMTLGQEFGTYAVTIGEDRLRLAEADLLIHEINLGATAIGTGLNAPAGYAETACRHLADITGLPLVTAVDLIEATQDVGAFVHLSGVLKRVAVKLSKICNDLRLLSSGPRAGLGEINLPAVQSGSSIMPGKINPVIPEVVSQVAYEVIGNDVTITMAAEAGQLQLNAFEPIIVHSLHKSISHLEAACRTLTARCIRGITANTEHLRLTVEQSIGLVTALNPHLGYATATAIAQEALATGKGVAELVLEHQLLTAEQLQELLSPQRLANLSK from the coding sequence ATGACCGAAACTGCATCCCCCGCCGCCGTCCGCTCGGAGCACGACCTGCTGGGTGACCGCGATGTCCCCGCTTCCGCGTACTGGGGCGTCCATACGCTCCGGGCCGTGGAGAACTTCCCCATCAGCGGCCAGCCGCTCTCCTCCAACATGTACCTGGTCCGCGGCCTCGCCGCCGTGAAGCTCGCAGCCGCCCGCACCAACCGCGAACTGGGCCTGCTCGACGCCGAACGCGCCGACGCCATCGAGGCCGCCTGCACCGACGTCCTGAACGGCAAACTCAGCGACCAGTTCGTCGTCGACGTCATCCAGGGCGGCGCCGGGACATCCTCGAACATGAACGCCAACGAAGTCATCGCCAACCGCGCCCTGGAAATCCTCGGACACCCCAAAGGTGACTACGCCCGGCTGCACCCGAACGACCACGTCAACCTCTCCCAGTCCACGAACGACGTCTACCCCACCGCCGTGAAACTCGGCACCATCTTCGCCGCCCGCGAACTGCTCGCAGCCCTGGCAGAACTCGAAGAAGCCTTCGCCGGCAAAGCCGCCGAATTCCGCACCGTGGTGAAAATGGGACGCACCCAGCTCCAGGACGCCGTCCCCATGACCCTCGGCCAGGAATTCGGGACCTACGCCGTCACCATCGGCGAGGACCGGCTCCGCCTGGCCGAAGCGGACCTGCTGATCCACGAAATCAACCTCGGCGCCACCGCCATCGGCACCGGCCTGAACGCCCCGGCCGGCTACGCCGAAACAGCCTGCCGGCACCTGGCCGACATCACCGGCCTGCCCCTGGTCACCGCCGTGGACCTCATCGAAGCCACCCAGGACGTCGGCGCCTTCGTGCACCTCTCCGGCGTCCTCAAACGCGTGGCCGTGAAACTCTCCAAAATCTGCAACGACCTGCGCCTGCTCTCCTCCGGCCCCCGCGCCGGCCTCGGCGAAATCAACCTCCCCGCAGTGCAGTCCGGCTCCTCCATCATGCCCGGCAAAATCAACCCGGTGATCCCGGAAGTGGTCTCCCAGGTCGCCTACGAAGTCATCGGCAACGACGTCACCATCACCATGGCCGCCGAAGCCGGGCAACTCCAGCTCAACGCCTTCGAACCCATCATCGTCCACAGCCTCCACAAGAGCATCTCCCACCTCGAAGCCGCCTGCCGCACCCTCACCGCACGCTGCATCCGGGGCATCACCGCCAACACCGAACACCTCCGCCTCACCGTGGAACAATCCATCGGCCTGGTCACCGCGCTGAACCCCCACCTCGGCTACGCCACCGCAACCGCCATCGCCCAGGAAGCCCTCGCCACCGGCAAGGGCGTGGCCGAACTCGTCCTCGAACACCAGCTGCTCACCGCCGAGCAACTGCAAGAACTCCTCAGCCCCCAACGCCTGGCCAACCTCAGCAAGTAA
- a CDS encoding amino acid permease, with translation MTQPQQDTAQKQAVTDHTIPAHAHASEATLHREDEGYHKGLKPRQVQMIAIGGAIGTGLFMGAGGRLATAGPALIISYAVCGFFAFMILRALGELVMHRPSSGSFVSYAREFFGEKAAFVTGWLYWLNWAMTAIVDITAVALYMNFFKKYWAPIAEVDQWVWALTALILVLGLNLVSVKVFGELEFWFALIKVVALVTFLVVGIYFVIFGTPVDGQQVGFSLIADNGGMFPNGLLPAIVVMQGVVFAYASIELIGTAAGETENPEKIMPKAINTVIVRIAVFYVGSLVLLSLLLPYTSYKAGESPFVTFFGSIGVEGVDAIMNLVVLTAALSSLNAGLYSTGRIMRSMSVTGSAPKFAARMNKAGVPYGGIALTAAVAVLGVVLNAIVPAEAFEIVLNVASLGIISTWAVIVMCQMQLARLAKRGELLRPAFRMPGAPVTGWITLAFLLAVLVLMAFDSPVGTWTIASLLVVIPALMLGWRLCRDRVLELAAVRDGFTGPYPLVANRPGPGSGSEDNS, from the coding sequence ATGACACAGCCCCAGCAGGACACTGCCCAAAAGCAGGCCGTCACCGACCACACCATCCCGGCGCACGCCCACGCCTCCGAAGCCACCCTCCACCGCGAGGACGAGGGCTACCACAAGGGACTCAAGCCCCGGCAGGTCCAAATGATCGCCATCGGCGGTGCGATCGGCACCGGGCTCTTCATGGGCGCCGGCGGCCGGCTGGCCACTGCCGGGCCGGCCCTCATCATCAGCTACGCGGTGTGCGGCTTCTTTGCCTTCATGATCCTCCGCGCCCTCGGCGAGCTCGTGATGCACCGCCCTTCGTCGGGATCGTTCGTTTCCTACGCCCGTGAGTTCTTCGGCGAGAAGGCCGCGTTCGTCACCGGCTGGCTGTACTGGCTGAACTGGGCGATGACCGCAATCGTGGATATCACCGCCGTCGCGCTTTACATGAACTTCTTCAAGAAATACTGGGCACCCATTGCGGAAGTTGACCAGTGGGTCTGGGCGCTGACGGCCCTGATCCTGGTCCTCGGCCTGAACCTGGTCTCCGTCAAGGTCTTCGGCGAGCTCGAGTTCTGGTTCGCGCTCATCAAGGTGGTGGCGCTGGTGACCTTCCTGGTGGTGGGCATCTACTTCGTCATCTTCGGCACCCCCGTGGACGGCCAGCAGGTGGGCTTCAGCTTGATCGCGGACAACGGCGGCATGTTCCCCAACGGGCTGCTGCCTGCGATTGTGGTGATGCAGGGCGTGGTGTTCGCCTACGCTTCGATCGAGCTGATCGGCACCGCGGCCGGCGAAACCGAGAACCCGGAAAAGATCATGCCCAAGGCCATCAACACGGTGATCGTCCGTATTGCGGTGTTCTACGTCGGCTCCCTGGTGCTGCTTTCCCTGCTGCTGCCGTACACCTCGTACAAAGCCGGCGAAAGCCCGTTCGTCACCTTCTTCGGTTCCATCGGGGTGGAGGGCGTGGACGCCATCATGAACCTGGTGGTCCTCACCGCGGCGCTGTCCTCGCTCAACGCGGGCCTCTACTCCACCGGCCGCATCATGCGCTCCATGTCCGTCACCGGGTCCGCCCCCAAGTTCGCCGCCCGCATGAACAAGGCAGGTGTCCCCTACGGCGGCATCGCCCTGACCGCTGCCGTGGCTGTCCTGGGTGTAGTGCTCAACGCCATCGTTCCCGCCGAAGCCTTCGAAATCGTCCTCAACGTAGCGTCCCTGGGCATCATCAGCACCTGGGCCGTGATTGTGATGTGCCAGATGCAGCTGGCCCGGCTGGCCAAGCGCGGCGAACTCCTGCGGCCGGCGTTCCGGATGCCGGGTGCACCGGTGACCGGCTGGATCACGCTGGCCTTCCTGCTGGCAGTGCTGGTCCTCATGGCCTTCGACTCACCCGTGGGCACTTGGACCATCGCTTCGCTGCTGGTGGTCATTCCGGCGCTGATGCTGGGCTGGCGCCTCTGCCGGGACCGGGTCCTGGAGCTTGCCGCGGTCCGCGACGGCTTCACCGGCCCCTACCCGCTCGTGGCCAACCGCCCGGGTCCGGGCTCAGGCTCGGAAGACAACAGCTAA
- a CDS encoding L-lactate dehydrogenase: MSGSKLAVVGAGSVGTSLAYAALIRGSASNIALFDVNALKAEAEVLDLAHGTQFAAAAATVTGGGDIAVTEGADVVVITAGAKQAPGQTRLDLAGTNVRILEQLMPQLLEQAPDAVYVLVTNPCDVLTVAAQKISGLPPERVFSSGTVLDTSRLRWLLARRAGVSVASVHASMVGEHGDTEFPVWSGATIGPVPIREWEDDGERIFTPDYLAETAREVTQAAYKVIAGKGATNYAIGLSGARIVEALLRDENAVLPVSTVLDGQYGISGVALSLPSIVGRGGVRRVLHTPMDDGELAALQHSADTLRNTMGTLGI; this comes from the coding sequence ATGTCAGGATCCAAACTTGCCGTGGTGGGTGCCGGGAGCGTGGGCACATCGCTGGCCTACGCCGCCCTGATCCGGGGTTCGGCCAGTAACATCGCACTGTTCGACGTCAACGCCCTCAAAGCCGAGGCTGAAGTCCTGGACCTCGCCCACGGCACCCAGTTCGCCGCGGCAGCCGCCACCGTCACCGGCGGCGGCGACATCGCCGTGACGGAAGGCGCCGACGTCGTGGTGATCACCGCCGGGGCAAAGCAGGCGCCGGGCCAGACGCGCCTGGACCTCGCCGGGACGAACGTCCGCATCCTCGAACAGCTCATGCCGCAACTGCTGGAACAAGCCCCGGACGCGGTCTACGTCCTGGTCACCAACCCCTGCGACGTGCTCACCGTGGCAGCGCAGAAAATCTCCGGGCTGCCGCCCGAACGCGTCTTCTCATCCGGCACCGTGCTGGATACCTCGCGGCTGCGGTGGCTGCTTGCCCGCCGCGCCGGCGTCTCCGTGGCCAGCGTCCATGCCAGCATGGTGGGCGAGCACGGCGACACGGAGTTTCCCGTCTGGTCCGGCGCCACGATCGGCCCCGTCCCCATCCGCGAGTGGGAGGACGACGGCGAACGCATCTTTACACCGGACTACCTCGCCGAGACGGCCCGCGAGGTGACGCAGGCGGCCTACAAGGTCATCGCCGGTAAGGGAGCAACCAACTACGCCATCGGACTCTCCGGCGCACGGATCGTAGAAGCCCTGCTCCGGGACGAGAACGCCGTCCTGCCCGTGTCCACTGTGCTGGACGGACAGTACGGGATCTCGGGCGTGGCGCTGTCGCTTCCCAGCATTGTGGGACGCGGCGGTGTGCGCCGCGTGCTTCACACGCCCATGGACGACGGCGAACTGGCGGCGCTGCAGCATTCGGCAGATACGTTGCGGAACACCATGGGTACGCTGGGAATCTAA
- a CDS encoding DUF305 domain-containing protein, with translation MKKKLTLSAAALAAVITLAGCGSNATTGSSSMPADHGAMSSGSAPSGSAAMGHNSADTLFTQSMIPHHAQAVEMSDMMLGKQGVNPAITDLATKIKAAQGPEIEQMNGWLKGWNEPTAMAGHGEAGHSMSGMMSDDDLKALDAAQGTEADKLFLTQMIAHHEGAVQMAKAQIADGQNSDAVKLAQAIITAQEAEIKQMQDLLATL, from the coding sequence ATGAAGAAGAAACTCACCCTTTCAGCCGCTGCCCTGGCAGCCGTCATCACACTCGCCGGCTGCGGCTCGAACGCCACCACCGGCTCCTCGTCCATGCCCGCGGACCACGGGGCAATGAGCTCCGGTTCCGCACCGTCGGGCAGCGCTGCCATGGGCCACAACTCCGCGGACACGCTGTTCACCCAGTCCATGATTCCGCACCACGCACAGGCCGTGGAAATGAGCGACATGATGCTCGGCAAGCAGGGCGTCAACCCGGCCATCACCGACCTGGCCACCAAGATCAAGGCCGCGCAGGGCCCGGAAATCGAACAGATGAACGGCTGGCTCAAGGGCTGGAACGAACCCACCGCCATGGCCGGGCACGGCGAAGCGGGCCACAGCATGTCCGGCATGATGAGCGACGACGACCTCAAGGCACTTGACGCCGCCCAGGGCACGGAAGCTGACAAGCTGTTCCTCACCCAGATGATCGCGCACCACGAGGGCGCCGTGCAGATGGCGAAGGCCCAAATAGCCGACGGGCAGAACAGCGACGCCGTGAAGCTCGCCCAGGCGATCATTACCGCCCAGGAGGCTGAAATCAAGCAGATGCAGGACCTGCTGGCGACGCTTTAG
- a CDS encoding F510_1955 family glycosylhydrolase, protein MYPSHAARRGRLIAAVSGLVLFLTGCSAAQQPTGGGASQQAPQQGLPNSHVHGLSVNGETGKPLLATHDGLFDLSANPAVRIGPGHDLMGFTAGPDQGTLYASGHPEKGSTLPDPLGLMRSTDGGATWEPLSRQGASDFHALTTTASGFVAFDDALRVSSDGKSWQKVAASFVPAALAGSPDSNVVLGTTAEGLQRSADGGRTWTLNRAAPVLRFVAFVGDNDVIGVEPGGAVHQSRDGGSSWVPRGTLPGEVYAIDASSGSGGSVRVWAATSGGLLESEDAGVTFRPHSPS, encoded by the coding sequence TTGTATCCATCCCATGCTGCCCGGCGCGGCCGCCTCATCGCTGCCGTATCGGGCCTCGTTCTATTTCTCACGGGCTGCTCAGCCGCCCAGCAGCCAACCGGCGGAGGTGCCAGTCAGCAGGCACCCCAGCAGGGCCTGCCCAACAGCCACGTCCATGGCCTGTCCGTCAACGGGGAGACCGGCAAGCCGCTCCTTGCCACTCACGACGGCTTGTTCGACCTCTCGGCAAACCCGGCGGTCAGGATCGGGCCCGGGCACGACCTCATGGGGTTCACTGCCGGCCCTGACCAGGGCACGTTGTACGCTTCGGGCCACCCGGAGAAGGGCTCAACCCTCCCGGACCCGCTCGGCCTGATGCGCTCAACCGACGGCGGCGCCACCTGGGAGCCCCTCTCCAGGCAGGGGGCATCCGACTTTCACGCCCTGACCACCACGGCCTCCGGGTTCGTTGCGTTCGACGACGCCCTTCGGGTCAGCTCCGACGGAAAGTCATGGCAAAAGGTGGCGGCATCCTTTGTCCCGGCCGCCCTGGCGGGAAGCCCGGACAGCAACGTAGTGCTCGGCACCACCGCGGAAGGGCTGCAGCGGTCCGCTGACGGCGGCCGCACCTGGACGTTGAACCGGGCCGCCCCGGTCCTCCGGTTCGTTGCGTTCGTCGGCGACAACGACGTCATAGGCGTGGAGCCAGGCGGCGCAGTCCACCAGTCCCGCGACGGCGGCAGCAGCTGGGTTCCGCGCGGGACCCTGCCAGGCGAGGTGTACGCCATTGACGCGTCAAGTGGCAGCGGCGGCTCCGTGCGTGTGTGGGCAGCCACGTCAGGCGGGCTGCTGGAGTCTGAAGACGCCGGGGTCACCTTCCGTCCCCACAGTCCCTCCTAG
- a CDS encoding ATP-binding protein, giving the protein MTTWRIRDFHSADLDGILHLWESLKATNIEPVYALSEVLASCEKDHAVVAVQGDMVVGAAVGRAAHDQGWIVFLATLPEYRGRGIGTSLLAAVENRMAPHGLNKLSALMPEAETRVEAFLSRGFVLKKNLRYFERTIPVQRQELEPLGLLGGRILARDLWENVAGMRNEKELLERRLVLPLAEADLADEFGVVPPRAVVLFGPPGTGKTTFAKAIASRLEWPFVEVFPSRLAADPKGLAGALRETFLEIAELEHAVVFIDEVEEIASQRSGEPPSPLQGVTNELLKIIPAFREQPGRLLVCATNFIRALDTAFLRHGRFDYVIPIGLPDRQAREAMWQRFIPATVVDDVDVALLVDRTEGFSPADIEYAARSASQRALEKAVYDDGGLASGGSASVREAVRKGPATQDYLDAIGDTRTTVSKEVHQDFLEDIDSLGRV; this is encoded by the coding sequence ATGACCACCTGGCGGATCAGGGATTTCCACTCGGCCGACCTTGACGGCATCCTGCACCTCTGGGAGTCGCTCAAGGCCACCAACATTGAACCCGTCTACGCACTGTCCGAGGTCCTGGCATCCTGCGAAAAGGACCACGCCGTGGTGGCGGTGCAGGGCGATATGGTGGTGGGCGCCGCCGTCGGCCGCGCCGCGCACGACCAGGGCTGGATCGTCTTCCTGGCCACCCTCCCCGAATACCGCGGCCGCGGGATCGGGACCTCGCTGCTGGCCGCCGTCGAAAACCGGATGGCGCCGCACGGGCTGAACAAGCTCTCCGCCCTGATGCCGGAGGCCGAAACCCGGGTGGAGGCGTTCCTCAGCCGCGGCTTCGTGCTCAAGAAGAACCTCCGGTACTTCGAGCGCACCATCCCCGTCCAGCGCCAGGAGCTCGAGCCGCTGGGCCTCCTCGGCGGCCGCATCCTGGCCCGCGACCTTTGGGAAAACGTGGCCGGCATGCGGAACGAAAAGGAACTGCTGGAACGCCGGCTGGTGCTTCCCCTGGCCGAGGCGGACCTCGCGGACGAGTTCGGCGTGGTGCCGCCCCGCGCCGTTGTCCTCTTTGGCCCTCCCGGGACCGGAAAAACGACGTTCGCAAAGGCCATCGCGTCCCGGCTCGAATGGCCGTTCGTGGAAGTATTCCCCTCCAGGCTCGCCGCCGATCCCAAGGGGCTCGCTGGCGCCCTCCGTGAAACCTTCCTGGAGATCGCCGAGCTGGAACATGCCGTGGTGTTCATAGACGAAGTGGAAGAGATCGCGTCCCAGCGCTCCGGCGAGCCGCCATCTCCCCTGCAGGGTGTCACCAACGAGCTCCTCAAAATCATCCCCGCCTTCCGCGAACAGCCCGGCCGCCTGCTGGTCTGCGCCACCAACTTCATCCGCGCACTCGACACCGCGTTCCTCCGGCACGGCCGCTTTGACTACGTGATCCCCATCGGGCTCCCGGACCGCCAGGCCCGCGAGGCCATGTGGCAGCGCTTCATTCCGGCCACCGTGGTGGACGACGTGGATGTGGCGTTGCTGGTGGACCGCACCGAGGGCTTCTCCCCCGCGGACATTGAGTACGCCGCCCGGAGCGCGTCCCAGCGAGCGCTCGAAAAGGCAGTGTACGACGACGGCGGGCTGGCTTCTGGCGGCAGCGCCTCCGTACGCGAGGCGGTCCGGAAGGGCCCTGCCACGCAGGACTACCTCGACGCGATCGGGGACACCCGGACCACGGTCAGCAAGGAGGTCCACCAGGACTTCCTCGAGGACATCGACTCGCTGGGCCGGGTGTAG
- a CDS encoding low temperature requirement protein A, which produces MSTNPLRHAMARMGGRDPHEKHRAATPLELFFDLTFVIAFGVAGSQFAHEISEGHFGAGLLGFSFAMFSVIWAWINFTWFASAYDTDDWVFRVVTMIQLLGVLILAMGIEPMFHSLVEGDHVDNGVMVGGYVIMRLALVFQWLRAARQDPVRRRTCLRYATYLGAVQLGWIAVLIVEADILTTFLVAAPLFILEMAAPYAAERGMRTPWHAHHIAERYGLLAIIALGECLIGAIETLRAIVANHGWSVDAALVGFGGTALAFAMWWIYFILPAGRALHLQRHRSFFFGYAHMPLFAAIAATGAGLHVAAYFIDHEAHISAAVAVASIAVPVALFKLSLTWLYSVMICVDRAVLAVTAGVLAALAGSVGLAAAGFSVPVCLLVIVLALGASIVIDERRATGKMNATLEQMERASSQR; this is translated from the coding sequence ATGTCCACCAACCCCCTTCGGCATGCCATGGCGCGCATGGGCGGCCGCGATCCGCACGAGAAGCACCGGGCTGCAACGCCGCTGGAGCTGTTCTTCGATCTCACCTTCGTCATTGCCTTCGGAGTTGCCGGCAGCCAGTTCGCCCACGAGATCTCCGAGGGCCACTTCGGTGCAGGGCTGCTGGGGTTCTCCTTCGCGATGTTTTCGGTGATCTGGGCCTGGATCAACTTCACCTGGTTCGCCAGCGCCTACGACACCGACGACTGGGTGTTCCGGGTGGTCACGATGATCCAGCTGCTCGGCGTGCTGATCCTCGCCATGGGCATCGAGCCGATGTTCCACTCGCTGGTGGAGGGCGACCACGTGGACAACGGCGTGATGGTGGGCGGCTACGTGATCATGCGCCTTGCCCTGGTGTTCCAGTGGCTGCGCGCGGCACGGCAGGACCCGGTCCGACGCCGGACCTGCCTGCGCTACGCAACATACCTTGGCGCGGTGCAGCTTGGCTGGATCGCGGTGCTCATCGTCGAGGCAGATATCCTGACCACCTTCCTGGTGGCTGCACCCCTGTTCATCCTGGAGATGGCTGCGCCCTATGCAGCGGAGCGCGGCATGCGGACCCCGTGGCACGCACACCACATCGCCGAACGCTACGGCCTGCTGGCCATCATCGCCCTCGGCGAATGCCTGATCGGCGCGATCGAAACGCTCCGAGCCATCGTGGCCAACCACGGCTGGAGCGTGGACGCTGCCCTGGTGGGATTTGGCGGAACGGCGCTGGCCTTCGCCATGTGGTGGATCTACTTCATCCTTCCCGCCGGCCGGGCCCTGCACCTCCAGAGGCACCGTTCCTTCTTCTTCGGCTACGCCCACATGCCGCTCTTCGCTGCCATCGCAGCAACAGGTGCCGGACTGCACGTGGCCGCCTACTTCATCGACCACGAGGCGCACATCAGCGCCGCCGTGGCCGTAGCCAGCATCGCCGTACCCGTAGCGCTCTTCAAACTTTCCCTCACGTGGCTGTACAGCGTCATGATCTGCGTGGACCGTGCCGTCCTTGCCGTGACAGCCGGCGTCCTGGCAGCGCTGGCGGGCAGCGTGGGACTTGCCGCCGCCGGTTTCTCGGTGCCCGTCTGCCTGCTGGTGATCGTGCTGGCGCTCGGAGCATCGATTGTCATTGACGAGAGGCGCGCCACCGGCAAAATGAATGCCACGCTGGAGCAGATGGAGCGGGCGTCCTCCCAGCGGTAA